TCAGATGCACCTGTGGCATCCGTTTCTTCAGTCCACGAAGCATGTCGAGGTAGTATTCAAACGGTAGCTTTGGATGCAGTCCACCGACGCTGTGAATTTCCGTGCAGCCATGGTCAATCGAATACATCGCCTTATCTAGAAATTCATCGACGCTCATCTCCCATGCCCCGTCGGTCTTTATGTCCTTGCGTGCAAACGCACAAAAGTGGCAACGTGCATGTAGGATACACACATTCGAGTAGTCGATATGTTGATTGAAGTTATAGTAAGCTAAATCTCCCGCACGATGTTGGCAAGATAGCCGACGCCGTTGATATCGGGACTTTCGTAGAGCCTTACCCCATCTTCAAAGGAGAGGCGTTCATTCGCCTGCACTTTCTCGTAGATGGAGTAAAGCGTTGAATCTGTGATCGGTAAAAATCTTTCCATCGTCACTCCTATTTCAATTTTGAATCAATTTCTAAATCTTTCAAAATACTGGTCAATCTCAGGTCGTAAATAAATCTTGATACGCACCTTCTCCGCCTAAGAAATCCCAAAACTCATTGGCGATTTTTAGTTCTTGTCCTAAATCCAACATCCCTTTTGCCGTCCAGCGTTCATAGGGTTCGGGTTCATACGGATTGTAAGGAATTGCAATAAGAGTCTGGATATCGAGATCTGGATTCTTTGCCAAAGCGATTGCACACCATTCTAACAGTGTTCTCTTAAACTTTTGAAAGTCGCCCTTGTTCGGCTTGACTGTTTTCAGATCAAAAAGAAGTAACGAACCTTCATTATTTTTAACCAACAGATCTGCCTTCACAGTGCGTAATTTATTCATGTTACCTGTTTGGCACACCGCCCGAATCCTCTGAATTTCCTCGCGTTTATCAGGATCTGTATCTCCTGTTGTTAGCGCATTCATAATACGCTGAATTTCGCTTTGGGCATCTTCGCTAATCTTGTTGCCAACCTCATATTGTGACTGTGCTGTTGCGAAACGGGTTTTGGCTAATGCCTCCGCAACTGGTTCATAAATGGAGATTCCAAACGTTGTATTCAGCGATTGAATAAATGAATAGAGAGCCATTCTGTCTTTCCCTAGTAAGCGATAGTGGAAGGGCATATTTTTAGACTCTGGCTCGTAATTTTGGAACTTTTCCCTTAAACTCTCTCTGATTGTTGCTTCGACTGATGTGGTCTGTTCCGCGGATAGCGGCATATTTGTGCCGATCTGTAAGCTATTTTGACTTCAGATGAAAAATACTTTCGGAGTAAGCGCCCTTGTCCTTTTCTGTTCTGTTGAGAACAGGTCGTTTATATTGGTTGACAATTCGCATTTCTGAACGCTCCGCAATCGTTGGATACATGTTGAACTTGTCATTTGCCACTAGAAAAACATCATAATCTTCAGATAAGAATCTTTTACAATTCCGTAGCACTTCCGAAATACCTTTGATATATTGTTCTCTGGCTTCTTTTCCCTTGCCCTTGAAGAGCGGTCCAATTTCTAGCTCGTCTTTTCGATCAAATTCAAATAAATCATAGGCATAGGCGTGTTGTTCATGATAATTAATTAGTCCAACATACGGTGGACTAGAGAAAATCCCTTTAATCTTCTGCTCATTCACGAGTTGGGCGAAGTCTGGGTTATCGGTTTTTAATGCTTTGATAATATCAATGGTTCGAGAATCTCCAGTCAGACAGGTTTGAAACGTGTCAGTTCTCAATTTATCAAACTGAATAAGGCGTTGAATTGTATCTTGACAGTATCGCTCCCACCAACTCAATATTGAAAACAATGGCTTACACATCTTGCCATGCTTGGCACAGTAATAGACTGATGTTACAGGTTCTTTTAAGGTTGCCAAATCTGCATGGGTCGTTGCACGACAAGTACGAATAGTTCGACTCAGAATAATCTGGATCACCCGCTGCGTCTCACGATTTTGGATATGTTTGACGCGCTCAAAGACAAGATTGATCTCTTCTCTTACAGGTGATAAATACCACATATCGAGGAAATTCTCTGATTTTCTTTGCCACAACTTGACTCCATATTGATTGATTAGTTGAAAATATCTGAGTGAGAATTGGTGCTCTTTTGCTTTTCCATATTTCTCTTGATCGATCTGTCCTTGCCTAACTTGGTATTTGAAATCAGGGGAAGGAAAATATTCATTATTAAAATCGTTGAGCTCTTCAGCAAGTTGTGCTTCAAATTGAGCGACATTAGATTCGCCGATAAACCGCTTCAAGGCACTTGTGATATTGTGAATTTCATTCTGTACCTCAACGAGACTATGTTTTTCTATTTTGATGTTGCTGATGAGCGTGTTAAATGCGGAAATATCAATGCCGACAGCGTGCATTCCAAGTTCGTTCGATTGTACCAGTGTTGTGCCGCTACCGCAAAACGGATCAAGAATAATGTCGCCTTGTTTGAAACACACATCTTTTTTGAAATCATCTGTATGATTGTCTAAGAAGTATTCAACCAGTTGAGGGATGAATTTGCCTTTATACGGGTGGAGTCTATGGACATGTTTCGTCGTATCGGCTTCTTTCAGGTAGTCGAATGACAGTCCCCAATTGATGTCTTCGCCTAGTTGTGCTTTCCAGTTAATTTCTCGTTTTCCTATATATGAATCATAATATTTAATCAAATCCTGTTTTGAAACCCTTGTGGAACCATTGTTATCATATTTCCGAATCCTTCCATACTGAATTAGATAAGAGATATTGGAAGTTGTTACATTTTTTTTAGTATAGTTTATTGCCCATTTGCTGGCTTCAGGAATTGTCATTAAATCTGTATCTGCAATCATCTTTGGCTCGCCTTTTTGTTCAGGGTCCCACGTAAATTCCCAAGATCCGATATAAATATTATAGCCCAGCAGATGCGACGGTGCAAGTGAATATTTCGTCTTGCCTGCGGCTTTTCTTTCTGTTACACTTTCGATGATGTGTATAATCTGCCTGTCTATTTTGCGAGGAGATTTACAATGGATCTTGCGCCATCCCATATTATCACACTGATGACCGATTTCGGGACAAGCGATCATTACGTCGGCGTCATGAAAGGTGTGATTCTGAATATCAATCCGCAAGTTGAGATTGTCGACATCACACACACTGTTCCGCCGCAGGATGTTCACGCTGCCGCGTTCCTGATTGATTCAGCGTATCGCTATTTCCCAACCGGAACTATCCATGTGATAGTCGTAGATCCAGGCGTGGGCAGTGGGCGCCGAGCGATTGTCTGCCGAACAAAAACAGCCTACTTTGTCTGCCCGGACAACGGGATTTTGACCCATATCCTCCGCAATGAAGAGCGTATCCATACTGTAGCGGTGAAGAATTCAGCTTACTTCTTACCTCAAGTGAGCAACACTTTTCATGGTAGAGACATCTTTGCTCCCATTGCAGCGCACCTCTCGCACGGCATAGGGATTGATAAACTGGGCAGCCCCGTTGCAGAGTCTGTGCAACTCCCCATCCCAAAACCTCAAGTGACGGACAACACGATTATCGGACAGGTCATCTGGATTGATGCTTTTGGGAATTTAATCACGAACATCTCTCAAGAAATCTTGGAGTCGCTCGAAGGACGGGACAGCGTTGTTATCCGTGCAGGAAGTACGGAGATTGACCATTTCAACCGATCGTACGCTGAATCAGCAGTTGGTGACGCTTTGGCAATTGTCGGCAGTTTTAATAGGCTGGAAATCTCCATTAACCAGGGCAATGCGGCACAAGTCCTCGGACTGCAACGAGGGGATAGAGTCACAATTTGTGTGACATAATACCGACTTAATCCTGTATAGTGTCCGAATATCCGCTCATCTATTTTAGGCAGGACTTACGCAAATTTGGTACACGGGTGTAGATTTTTGATTTTTAACCCCCTAAATCCCCCTTATCAGGGGGACTTAAGTCCTATTAGGCACATTTTCGGGCTTTGGGTAGGTTTCTAGGAAACCGTGTGGAGTAC
Above is a genomic segment from Candidatus Poribacteria bacterium containing:
- a CDS encoding TdeIII family type II restriction endonuclease, whose translation is MPLSAEQTTSVEATIRESLREKFQNYEPESKNMPFHYRLLGKDRMALYSFIQSLNTTFGISIYEPVAEALAKTRFATAQSQYEVGNKISEDAQSEIQRIMNALTTGDTDPDKREEIQRIRAVCQTGNMNKLRTVKADLLVKNNEGSLLLFDLKTVKPNKGDFQKFKRTLLEWCAIALAKNPDLDIQTLIAIPYNPYEPEPYERWTAKGMLDLGQELKIANEFWDFLGGEGAYQDLFTT
- a CDS encoding site-specific DNA-methyltransferase; amino-acid sequence: MIADTDLMTIPEASKWAINYTKKNVTTSNISYLIQYGRIRKYDNNGSTRVSKQDLIKYYDSYIGKREINWKAQLGEDINWGLSFDYLKEADTTKHVHRLHPYKGKFIPQLVEYFLDNHTDDFKKDVCFKQGDIILDPFCGSGTTLVQSNELGMHAVGIDISAFNTLISNIKIEKHSLVEVQNEIHNITSALKRFIGESNVAQFEAQLAEELNDFNNEYFPSPDFKYQVRQGQIDQEKYGKAKEHQFSLRYFQLINQYGVKLWQRKSENFLDMWYLSPVREEINLVFERVKHIQNRETQRVIQIILSRTIRTCRATTHADLATLKEPVTSVYYCAKHGKMCKPLFSILSWWERYCQDTIQRLIQFDKLRTDTFQTCLTGDSRTIDIIKALKTDNPDFAQLVNEQKIKGIFSSPPYVGLINYHEQHAYAYDLFEFDRKDELEIGPLFKGKGKEAREQYIKGISEVLRNCKRFLSEDYDVFLVANDKFNMYPTIAERSEMRIVNQYKRPVLNRTEKDKGAYSESIFHLKSK
- a CDS encoding SAM-dependent chlorinase/fluorinase, with product MITLMTDFGTSDHYVGVMKGVILNINPQVEIVDITHTVPPQDVHAAAFLIDSAYRYFPTGTIHVIVVDPGVGSGRRAIVCRTKTAYFVCPDNGILTHILRNEERIHTVAVKNSAYFLPQVSNTFHGRDIFAPIAAHLSHGIGIDKLGSPVAESVQLPIPKPQVTDNTIIGQVIWIDAFGNLITNISQEILESLEGRDSVVIRAGSTEIDHFNRSYAESAVGDALAIVGSFNRLEISINQGNAAQVLGLQRGDRVTICVT